The following proteins come from a genomic window of Methanosarcina sp. MTP4:
- a CDS encoding rhomboid family intramembrane serine protease — translation MYQNSTPYGSGGTVDRIKRSVSTSPSMAIIAICVLSFMVELMPGIGSLYYQTFWFDPSHVLSRPWTLVTYIFLHNGISHLFVNMLVMFFIGRALEQRVGNKQLLGIFFTAGILSAVGHALMSMPIFGIYPSPIVGASGAIYGVFAALAVLEPDSRVYVYFIPMKLKNALVLFAGLDFLMIHSTDMVAHIAHLSGLFVGLYMGYRIKKIQERYWKGPRYAGRW, via the coding sequence ATGTATCAAAACAGCACACCTTATGGGTCCGGCGGAACGGTGGACAGGATAAAACGTTCGGTGTCAACCAGCCCTTCCATGGCAATTATAGCCATCTGTGTACTTTCTTTCATGGTGGAGCTGATGCCGGGGATAGGGTCCCTATATTACCAGACTTTCTGGTTTGACCCTTCCCATGTCCTTAGCAGGCCCTGGACTCTTGTGACCTACATCTTCCTGCACAATGGTATTAGTCATCTATTTGTTAACATGCTTGTCATGTTCTTTATCGGAAGGGCTCTTGAACAGAGGGTCGGAAATAAGCAGCTTCTGGGGATCTTTTTTACGGCAGGAATCCTCTCGGCAGTGGGGCATGCCCTGATGAGCATGCCTATCTTCGGGATCTACCCAAGCCCAATTGTCGGAGCCAGCGGAGCAATCTACGGGGTCTTTGCAGCCCTGGCGGTGCTTGAGCCGGATTCACGTGTCTATGTCTACTTTATTCCCATGAAATTGAAAAATGCCCTCGTGCTCTTTGCCGGACTCGACTTCCTCATGATACATTCAACGGACATGGTGGCCCATATCGCTCACCTGAGTGGGCTTTTTGTCGGGCTTTACATGGGCTACAGAATCAAGAAAATTCAGGAAAGGTACTGGAAGGGGCCCCGGTATGCCGGAAGGTGGTGA